A DNA window from Bradyrhizobium sp. CCBAU 53421 contains the following coding sequences:
- a CDS encoding helix-turn-helix domain-containing protein translates to MDTMERDLAYVAQQVRFLRKMLNLTQESLADMAGLTSRTIEKIESGRHRPEEQTLRSLARALKIELSYFQKPSPEQEARQKEEIRRVLRKTVLVPTDPIRSASDFLNAYGQRDGLRIDTSAVKSDEALEIAAVLVDWIKDLDGVWEDCGMSEQLRFARSFVEECMKLETLGFICHLGSHRQVLREKGRPDLTFNVGLLSIQPKEGAQGRRYALVQLEGRWEATDEDRVSLPEGYTL, encoded by the coding sequence ATGGACACCATGGAACGGGACCTGGCCTATGTCGCACAGCAAGTGAGGTTCCTGCGGAAGATGCTTAATCTGACGCAGGAGAGCCTGGCTGATATGGCAGGGCTTACAAGCCGGACTATCGAGAAGATTGAAAGCGGCAGGCACAGACCGGAAGAGCAAACGTTGCGGAGCCTCGCGCGCGCTCTCAAGATCGAGCTGTCCTACTTTCAGAAGCCCAGCCCCGAGCAAGAGGCCCGTCAGAAGGAGGAAATCAGGCGGGTTCTCCGCAAGACGGTCCTGGTCCCGACCGATCCAATCCGATCGGCCTCCGATTTTCTTAATGCCTACGGGCAGCGCGATGGGCTCCGCATCGACACGTCCGCAGTCAAAAGCGACGAAGCGTTGGAGATCGCGGCGGTCCTCGTCGATTGGATCAAGGACCTTGACGGGGTGTGGGAGGATTGCGGCATGTCTGAGCAACTGCGGTTTGCGCGCAGCTTCGTTGAGGAGTGCATGAAGCTCGAGACGCTCGGCTTCATCTGCCACTTGGGCAGCCACCGGCAGGTTCTGCGCGAAAAGGGCCGGCCGGACCTGACGTTCAATGTCGGCCTTTTGAGCATTCAGCCCAAGGAAGGCGCGCAAGGCCGCCGCTATGCATTGGTGCAACTGGAAGGGCGATGGGAAGCAACTGACGAGGACCGGGTTTCGCTGCCTGAGGGATACACCCTGTGA
- a CDS encoding DUF6035 family protein produces the protein MSLTESGPTGYNITVDPASPAVPVDSPEIAEIIDLVTGEVRDAKDLIGSFRYDQLIAERVRMRENLKQEKPTHICALCGTPVYIVASLHKRFFFRHIHEDGSCRAQTRDGLTEEQIRARKYHGLRESEAHKRIKRLIERSLRADTAFFPETIQSEARWTDQHDSGAWRQPDVQARSAGRTYAFEAQLSTTFLDVVVSRRLFYREQGAMLVWVLGSFSPDYRRMTTDDLLFSNNSNVFVVDEETAAISEERHCFHLRCHFRRPFRLDDSIGECWDEAIVSIHDLLEDLKNQRLFHFDYDGEIRRLNEQSHQALREELISFWLAAMNPHFDGTPENVERWRQIRAQYSVIGIGLPENPSGDSSFRAMMHAVLSATYGRPVGWQFNQLIQVAHQLAQLHTEHLLAFGYALEKSGHKSLLESQDARGKWGRKRREFRPLIQARDARYMPDMKWLPALSFVFPEVGASVKGFLERLPATAE, from the coding sequence GTGAGCCTGACGGAATCGGGGCCGACGGGTTATAACATTACCGTCGATCCGGCTTCGCCGGCGGTGCCCGTCGATAGTCCTGAGATCGCCGAAATCATCGACCTCGTTACAGGAGAAGTGAGGGACGCAAAGGACCTGATTGGCTCGTTCAGGTACGACCAGCTCATTGCGGAGCGCGTCCGGATGCGCGAGAATCTTAAGCAGGAAAAGCCGACGCATATTTGCGCGTTATGCGGAACGCCAGTCTATATCGTAGCAAGTCTGCATAAGCGTTTCTTTTTCCGGCACATCCATGAAGACGGCTCATGCCGGGCGCAAACGCGCGACGGCCTGACCGAAGAGCAGATCCGCGCGCGCAAATATCATGGCCTGCGGGAAAGCGAAGCGCACAAGCGGATAAAGAGGCTGATTGAACGAAGCCTTCGCGCGGATACCGCGTTCTTTCCGGAAACCATTCAGAGCGAAGCGCGCTGGACTGATCAGCACGATTCAGGAGCGTGGCGACAGCCTGACGTTCAGGCTCGTTCTGCTGGGCGTACTTATGCCTTCGAAGCGCAGCTCTCCACGACATTTCTTGATGTCGTGGTAAGCCGCCGGCTGTTCTATCGCGAGCAGGGCGCAATGCTGGTTTGGGTTCTTGGCAGCTTCTCGCCGGACTACAGGCGAATGACGACCGACGATCTGCTGTTTTCCAACAATTCAAACGTGTTCGTTGTCGATGAGGAAACCGCGGCGATTTCCGAAGAACGCCATTGCTTTCACCTGCGCTGTCATTTCCGGCGGCCGTTTCGCCTGGACGATTCTATCGGCGAATGCTGGGACGAAGCTATAGTCTCGATTCACGATCTGTTGGAAGACCTTAAGAACCAGAGGCTCTTTCACTTCGACTACGACGGAGAGATACGGCGCCTCAATGAGCAATCGCACCAGGCGCTGCGAGAAGAACTGATCTCATTCTGGCTTGCTGCGATGAATCCGCACTTTGATGGCACGCCGGAAAACGTGGAACGATGGCGGCAAATTCGCGCGCAGTACAGCGTAATTGGAATCGGGCTTCCGGAAAATCCGAGCGGCGATTCCAGCTTCCGGGCGATGATGCATGCTGTCTTGAGCGCGACATATGGGCGCCCGGTCGGATGGCAATTCAATCAGCTCATCCAGGTCGCGCACCAGCTTGCCCAGCTCCATACTGAACATTTGCTGGCGTTCGGGTATGCTCTCGAAAAATCCGGACACAAGTCCTTGCTTGAAAGCCAGGACGCGAGGGGAAAATGGGGGCGCAAGCGGCGGGAATTCAGGCCGCTCATTCAGGCGCGGGACGCGCGGTACATGCCGGATATGAAATGGTTGCCGGCGCTTTCATTTGTGTTCCCGGAGGTTGGCGCGTCGGTCAAGGGCTTCCTAGAACGGCTTCCGGCCACGGCTGAATAA